The Psychrobacillus sp. FSL K6-4046 DNA window ACGGCAAGAAGAAGGCTTTGAAGAAACAAATACTTGATTTACTAAAATAGAGGTGGGTTTGTATTGTTAGAGGAACATGCAAAAATTGTACAATTTATCGGAGCAGCAGACGGGATCACGGGAAGAAAAAAATTACAAAAAATGGTCTATATCGCAAAGAAACTACAATTTCCATATAAAGAGAAATATGATTTCCATATATATGGCCCATACTCTGAAGAGCTAACCTTACGTATAGAGGAACTTTGTAATATGGGTTTTTTGCAGGAGGAGCGTCAGGATAAAGGCTCTTACGTCCAATATAAATATCAAATGACCGATGCAGGGGAACACTTTACTCAAATGGCTCAGATCGCAGAACCTAGTGCCGCATTAAATTCCTGCATTAAACAAATGAAGGAGAAAAGCTCACGGTTTTTAGAGCTAGTATCTACATTGCTTTATTTTGAGAACTTTCCAAAGGAAGAACAAATTGAAAAAGTACGTGTTGTAAAAGGAAAGTTGAATTACAGTGATGAGGAAATCGAGGAAGCTTTTTCGTTTGTGATGAACTTGATGAATGAAAAAGCTATTCACTAGGAATAGCTTTGGCTTACTTTATTTATCGCTAAGAAGTGTTCCAGCTACCGCATAGTGGTTTTTAGGCATTTCTTCGATAAATACAACAACATTCTCAACTGGAGCTTTAGTCGTTTCTGCAACTACTGCAGTAACCTTTTCCA harbors:
- a CDS encoding 2-hydroxymuconate tautomerase — protein: MPYVTVKMLEGRSDEQKRELVEKVTAVVAETTKAPVENVVVFIEEMPKNHYAVAGTLLSDK
- a CDS encoding YwgA family protein, whose protein sequence is MLEEHAKIVQFIGAADGITGRKKLQKMVYIAKKLQFPYKEKYDFHIYGPYSEELTLRIEELCNMGFLQEERQDKGSYVQYKYQMTDAGEHFTQMAQIAEPSAALNSCIKQMKEKSSRFLELVSTLLYFENFPKEEQIEKVRVVKGKLNYSDEEIEEAFSFVMNLMNEKAIH